Proteins co-encoded in one Sinobacterium norvegicum genomic window:
- a CDS encoding cytochrome P450 gives MTTETTQSKTERSIEEVFNPASDAYCQNPMPQCRALAERGPMVFYPPWQAWVMTDIGDIMDCWRREYLSSDFYDWEFAPQKPNEDDWGNFEKALIGHSLVADHSHHRLIRKVVSPAFSRNVVDEIQRRIEPDIDKLLASLGEPASFDYIKQVAEHIPFITITRMIGIPEKYWDEIKPLIENFTETWNPTISEERREEVRQQCNHAIDLIKLVIAERRTSPEQDDFLSTMLELEAANPDFTEWDIITLILALIGAGADTTLMAQQWSVYALVKNPDQRDAALATPESFSNAFTEILRWSMNSKMGFARYAPEDMEVLGQQVTKGQLVLLMPHLDKMDPERFPNPEVLDVSRNFDPDILFGYGPRYCIGAAMAKRQLYLTITKLFERFPNLTLAEEPVRDNSNHNSICLKELRLQTNIG, from the coding sequence ATGACGACCGAGACAACACAAAGCAAAACAGAGCGCAGCATAGAAGAGGTGTTTAATCCTGCCTCGGATGCATACTGTCAAAACCCGATGCCGCAGTGTCGTGCCCTGGCTGAGCGTGGCCCGATGGTTTTTTACCCACCCTGGCAGGCGTGGGTGATGACCGATATTGGCGATATTATGGATTGCTGGCGTCGTGAGTATTTGTCGTCGGACTTTTATGACTGGGAGTTTGCTCCGCAAAAACCGAATGAAGATGATTGGGGTAATTTTGAAAAGGCGTTGATTGGTCATAGCCTGGTTGCCGATCACAGTCATCATCGCTTGATACGCAAGGTCGTCTCGCCTGCATTCTCACGTAATGTGGTCGATGAAATTCAGCGACGCATAGAGCCAGACATCGATAAGCTACTTGCCTCGCTGGGTGAGCCGGCGTCCTTCGATTACATTAAACAAGTGGCCGAGCATATTCCCTTTATCACCATAACTCGTATGATTGGCATTCCTGAGAAGTACTGGGACGAGATAAAACCACTGATAGAGAACTTTACCGAGACTTGGAATCCGACAATATCGGAGGAACGCCGGGAAGAAGTCAGGCAGCAGTGTAACCATGCCATCGATTTAATTAAGTTGGTTATTGCCGAGAGAAGAACGTCGCCAGAGCAGGATGACTTTTTGAGCACCATGCTAGAGCTGGAGGCTGCCAACCCGGATTTCACCGAGTGGGATATTATTACCCTTATCTTGGCGCTTATCGGCGCTGGTGCTGATACCACTCTGATGGCTCAGCAGTGGTCTGTTTATGCACTGGTGAAAAACCCTGATCAGCGTGATGCTGCATTGGCCACTCCCGAGTCCTTCTCAAATGCCTTTACTGAAATTTTACGTTGGAGCATGAATTCAAAAATGGGCTTTGCCCGTTATGCACCGGAAGATATGGAGGTATTAGGGCAGCAGGTGACGAAGGGGCAGCTGGTCTTATTGATGCCGCATCTCGATAAAATGGATCCCGAACGCTTTCCCAATCCAGAGGTGTTGGATGTCAGCCGTAACTTTGATCCAGATATTTTATTCGGTTATGGCCCGCGTTACTGTATTGGTGCAGCAATGGCTAAGCGTCAACTGTATCTCACCATTACCAAACTGTTCGAACGTTTCCCCAACCTGACCTTGGCTGAGGAACCGGTGCGCGATAACAGTAATCATAATTCTATCTGTCTGAAAGAATTGCGTTTGCAGACTAATATCGGTTGA